A window from Pseudonocardia cypriaca encodes these proteins:
- a CDS encoding MBL fold metallo-hydrolase, whose translation MEITFVGSGDAFGSGGRFQTCIRLRVDGGTALVDCGATSLTAMRAQGVDPGEVAAVVVTHLHGDHFGGLPFLVLDGQFTRRTAPLTVFGPVGTGDRLHTAMETFYPGSTGVRRRFEVEVVELDGAGGADGIGPFSVRSWEVDHASGAPALAVRLDADGHGFGYSGDTAWTPALVSGSRGRRLRVRGLHVGPAGSLPPRLQHPARACWRAGGGPAGAHAHGSEDAGPVA comes from the coding sequence GTGGAGATCACGTTCGTCGGCAGCGGCGACGCGTTCGGCAGCGGCGGCCGGTTCCAGACGTGCATCCGGCTGCGGGTGGACGGGGGCACCGCGCTCGTCGACTGCGGTGCCACGAGCCTCACGGCGATGCGCGCGCAGGGCGTCGACCCGGGGGAGGTGGCCGCCGTCGTCGTCACCCACCTGCACGGCGACCACTTCGGTGGGCTGCCGTTCCTCGTCCTCGACGGCCAGTTCACCCGGCGGACGGCGCCGCTCACGGTGTTCGGGCCGGTGGGGACGGGCGACCGGCTGCACACCGCGATGGAGACGTTCTACCCCGGCTCCACCGGCGTGAGGCGGCGGTTCGAGGTGGAGGTCGTGGAACTGGACGGCGCGGGCGGCGCCGACGGGATCGGGCCGTTCTCCGTGCGCAGCTGGGAGGTCGACCACGCGAGCGGCGCACCCGCGCTCGCGGTGCGCCTGGACGCGGACGGGCACGGCTTCGGCTACTCGGGGGACACCGCATGGACCCCCGCGCTGGTGTCGGGCAGCCGGGGCCGACGTCTTCGCGTGCGAGGCCTACACGTGGGACCAGCAGGTTCGCTACCACCTCGACTACAGCACCCTGCGCGAGCATGCTGGCGAGCTGGCGGTGGGCCGGCTGGTGCTCACGCACATGGGTCCGAAGATGCTGGCCCGGTTGCGTGA
- a CDS encoding Ku protein — translation MRAMWSGAVSFGLVSVPVKAYSATSNHDIRFHQVHAADGGRIKYKRTCSIDGEEVDYADIVKGYETDDGELITLDEEDLDSLPTKSGHEIDVVEFVPADQIDPLLFDKSYYLEPDAKAAKPYALLREALVQTDRMAVVKVALRQRESIALLRVRDKAIVLQTMLWPDEVREPEFDILDAEVELRPQELTMAASLVESLGADFDPTQFHDEYRDAVVELIERKRTTGDTRPAPAPEKRDEGPDSMTDLLSALQASVEAARAATGKPAEAAPEEPAEKKPPARRSSKKKDDDDEAPRKRRKPA, via the coding sequence ATGCGCGCGATGTGGAGCGGCGCGGTGTCGTTCGGACTGGTCAGCGTGCCCGTCAAGGCGTACTCGGCCACGTCCAACCACGACATCAGGTTCCACCAGGTGCACGCGGCCGACGGTGGACGGATCAAGTACAAGCGCACCTGCTCGATCGACGGCGAGGAGGTGGACTACGCCGACATCGTCAAGGGCTACGAGACCGACGACGGCGAGCTGATCACCCTCGACGAGGAGGACCTCGACTCGCTTCCCACGAAGTCGGGGCACGAGATCGACGTGGTCGAGTTCGTCCCGGCCGACCAGATCGACCCGCTGCTGTTCGACAAGAGCTACTACCTCGAACCGGACGCCAAGGCGGCCAAGCCGTACGCGCTGCTGCGCGAGGCGCTCGTGCAGACCGACCGGATGGCGGTCGTCAAGGTCGCGCTGCGGCAGCGGGAGAGCATCGCGCTGCTGCGCGTGCGCGACAAGGCGATCGTGCTGCAGACGATGCTGTGGCCCGACGAGGTCCGCGAGCCCGAGTTCGACATCCTCGACGCCGAGGTCGAGCTGCGGCCCCAGGAGCTGACGATGGCGGCCTCGCTCGTGGAGAGCCTGGGCGCCGACTTCGACCCCACGCAGTTCCACGACGAGTACCGCGACGCGGTCGTCGAGCTGATCGAGCGCAAGCGCACCACCGGCGACACCCGGCCCGCGCCCGCCCCCGAGAAGCGCGACGAGGGCCCGGACAGCATGACCGACCTGCTCAGCGCCCTGCAGGCGAGCGTGGAGGCGGCACGGGCCGCGACCGGCAAGCCGGCCGAGGCGGCTCCGGAGGAGCCTGCGGAGAAGAAGCCACCCGCGCGCCGGTCGTCGAAGAAGAAGGACGACGACGACGAGGCGCCGCGCAAGCGCCGCAAGCCCGCCTGA
- a CDS encoding M20 metallopeptidase family protein — protein MSLPGAPIDGLHAHARSVQPRTVTLRRALHRHPELGLDLPRTRDAVVAALADLPVQVHLGRSVSSVVAVLEGHRPGPTILLRGDMDALPMPEDTGLPFASEVAGAMHACGHDTHVAMLASAAKVLADRRDELGGRVVFMFQPGEEGFHGARYMIEEGLLDRSGPAGRPDAAYALHISATLPSGEVHARPGPLMAAADTIKVTVNGRGGHASAPHDALDPVPAAAAMVGALQTAVTRRVDTHQPVVLTIAHIVAGTTTNVIPETAYLEGTLRSLSETARATMYEEIRRVCRYTALAHGCTAEVEIEPGYPVTVNDSAAVDQVTELAGDVLGHDNVATMPAPIMGAEDFSYVLAEVPGALAFLGGCPPGVDPALAPPNHSNRVVFDEEAMAAGVAVYAGLALGAR, from the coding sequence ATGTCGCTACCGGGTGCCCCGATCGACGGACTGCATGCCCACGCTCGGAGTGTCCAGCCACGGACGGTGACGTTGCGGCGCGCGCTGCACCGCCATCCGGAGCTCGGTCTCGACCTCCCGCGCACCCGCGACGCCGTGGTCGCCGCGCTCGCCGATCTGCCGGTGCAGGTGCACCTGGGGCGCTCCGTCAGCTCGGTGGTGGCCGTGCTGGAAGGGCACCGGCCCGGTCCCACGATCCTGCTCCGCGGCGACATGGACGCGCTGCCCATGCCGGAGGACACCGGGCTGCCGTTCGCGTCCGAGGTCGCAGGGGCGATGCACGCCTGCGGGCACGACACCCACGTCGCGATGCTCGCTTCGGCCGCGAAGGTCCTCGCCGACCGCCGCGACGAGCTGGGCGGGCGCGTCGTGTTCATGTTCCAGCCGGGCGAGGAGGGCTTCCACGGCGCGCGGTACATGATCGAGGAGGGTCTGCTCGACCGCAGCGGGCCGGCCGGCCGGCCGGACGCGGCCTACGCGCTGCACATCTCCGCGACGCTGCCGTCCGGCGAGGTGCACGCCCGGCCCGGGCCGCTCATGGCAGCCGCCGACACGATCAAGGTCACGGTCAACGGCCGCGGCGGGCACGCCTCGGCGCCGCACGACGCGCTCGACCCGGTACCGGCGGCCGCTGCGATGGTGGGGGCGCTGCAGACCGCAGTGACCCGGCGCGTCGACACCCACCAGCCGGTCGTGCTCACGATCGCGCACATCGTCGCCGGCACCACCACCAACGTCATCCCCGAGACGGCCTACCTCGAGGGCACGCTGCGGAGCCTCTCCGAGACCGCCCGCGCCACGATGTACGAGGAGATCCGCCGGGTCTGCCGGTACACCGCGCTGGCCCACGGGTGCACCGCGGAGGTGGAGATCGAGCCCGGCTATCCCGTCACCGTCAACGACTCCGCCGCGGTGGACCAGGTCACCGAGCTCGCAGGCGATGTGCTCGGCCACGACAACGTGGCCACGATGCCCGCGCCGATCATGGGCGCGGAGGACTTCTCGTACGTGCTGGCCGAGGTGCCCGGCGCGCTCGCGTTCCTCGGCGGCTGCCCGCCGGGCGTCGACCCCGCCCTCGCGCCGCCCAACCACTCCAACCGCGTCGTCTTCGACGAGGAGGCAATGGCCGCCGGAGTGGCCGTATACGCAGGGCTGGCGCTGGGAGCGCGCTGA
- a CDS encoding VOC family protein yields the protein MCHYTYKQALMAAGTKEEKAVSAKVSTIMLGVRDLAVAKKFYTEGMEAEVAQDFPNFVRLSLGEGSSSLALYEWDAAAEDAGVPSEGSGFRGVSFHFVTDTREEVDGVIAKAAAAGGSVVRKPGDAQWGGYFGYFADPDGYLWKVATSG from the coding sequence ATGTGCCACTACACGTACAAGCAGGCCCTGATGGCGGCCGGCACCAAGGAGGAGAAAGCGGTGTCAGCGAAGGTCAGCACCATCATGCTCGGAGTCCGGGACCTGGCCGTGGCGAAGAAGTTCTACACGGAGGGCATGGAGGCGGAGGTCGCACAGGACTTCCCGAACTTCGTCCGGCTCAGCCTCGGTGAGGGCTCTTCGTCGCTGGCTCTCTACGAGTGGGACGCAGCCGCGGAGGACGCGGGTGTCCCGTCGGAGGGGTCCGGATTCCGCGGGGTCTCGTTCCACTTCGTCACCGACACCCGTGAGGAGGTGGACGGTGTGATCGCCAAGGCGGCGGCCGCAGGCGGGAGCGTGGTCCGAAAGCCGGGGGACGCGCAATGGGGCGGGTACTTCGGCTACTTCGCAGACCCCGACGGCTACCTGTGGAAGGTCGCAACCTCCGGCTGA
- a CDS encoding prephenate dehydrogenase, with product MTERAVCVIGAGLIGGSLMRAADKAGRAVWGTSASEETAAEARADGFDVGTDTDAALRRAVEADALVVLAVPLPALDGVLRRVDAVAPTCRLTDAVSVKVAVADAVARFAPRARYVGGHPMAGTAESGWGAGNAGLFVDAAWVAAADDGTDLDVWADVAELAWSCGSRVVPAASDEHDLAVARVSHLPHLLAAVLAAVGAGGDDDLPLALAASSFADGTRVAGTRPELVLAMCEGNRDALLAAVDDALGRLGAMRGALASTGGLAATVRAGHEGRLRWAAARDPQPVRVRRGRTTPTELREIGRRGDAVVGWA from the coding sequence GTGACGGAGCGGGCGGTGTGCGTGATCGGCGCCGGGTTGATCGGCGGGTCGCTGATGCGGGCCGCGGACAAGGCGGGACGCGCGGTGTGGGGCACGAGCGCGTCCGAGGAGACCGCGGCCGAGGCGCGCGCCGACGGCTTCGACGTCGGTACCGACACCGACGCCGCGCTCCGCCGGGCAGTCGAGGCGGACGCGCTCGTGGTGCTGGCCGTCCCGCTCCCCGCGCTGGACGGCGTGCTGCGCCGGGTGGACGCGGTGGCGCCGACGTGCCGGCTCACCGACGCCGTGAGCGTCAAGGTCGCGGTGGCCGACGCGGTCGCCCGGTTCGCGCCGCGCGCCCGCTACGTGGGCGGGCACCCGATGGCCGGCACCGCCGAGTCGGGCTGGGGCGCGGGGAACGCGGGCCTGTTCGTCGACGCGGCCTGGGTGGCGGCCGCCGACGACGGGACCGACCTCGACGTGTGGGCCGACGTCGCCGAGCTGGCGTGGAGCTGCGGGTCGCGGGTGGTGCCGGCCGCGTCCGACGAGCACGACCTCGCGGTGGCCCGGGTCTCGCACCTGCCGCACCTGCTCGCCGCGGTGCTCGCCGCCGTGGGCGCCGGGGGCGACGACGACCTGCCGCTCGCGCTGGCCGCATCCTCGTTCGCCGACGGCACGCGGGTGGCCGGCACCCGCCCCGAGCTCGTGCTCGCGATGTGCGAGGGCAACCGGGACGCGTTGCTCGCCGCCGTCGACGACGCGCTGGGCCGGCTCGGCGCGATGCGCGGGGCGCTCGCGTCGACCGGCGGGCTCGCCGCCACCGTGCGGGCCGGTCACGAGGGCCGGCTGCGCTGGGCCGCGGCCCGGGACCCGCAGCCCGTGCGCGTGCGGCGCGGCCGCACGACGCCCACCGAGCTGCGGGAGATCGGCCGCCGCGGCGACGCCGTGGTCGGCTGGGCCTGA
- a CDS encoding DoxX family protein, protein MSARTFAYWATTAITVFMLLSGGLAYLLRADFAVGGVTALGYPTYVVTILGVWKLLAVPALLVPRLGRLREWAYAGIVFDLTGAAASHLVVGNPAFHQIMIGGLLCAAFASRALRPTDRAAADPTPRATARLAHP, encoded by the coding sequence ATGTCCGCGCGCACGTTCGCCTACTGGGCCACGACGGCCATCACCGTGTTCATGCTCCTGTCCGGCGGACTCGCGTACCTGCTGCGCGCGGACTTCGCCGTCGGGGGAGTGACGGCTCTCGGCTACCCGACCTACGTCGTCACGATCCTCGGCGTCTGGAAGCTGCTCGCGGTGCCCGCCCTGCTCGTCCCCCGCCTCGGGCGCCTGCGCGAGTGGGCCTACGCCGGGATCGTGTTCGACCTCACCGGCGCAGCGGCCTCGCACCTCGTCGTCGGCAATCCTGCGTTTCACCAGATCATGATCGGCGGCCTGCTGTGCGCGGCGTTCGCGTCCCGCGCACTGCGCCCCACCGATCGAGCGGCCGCCGACCCGACCCCGCGTGCCACCGCCCGGCTCGCCCATCCGTGA
- a CDS encoding sigma-70 family RNA polymerase sigma factor translates to MSEYDWLTRRYAEHRERLTTLAHRMLGSRGDAEDAVQEAWLRVSRADTDRVENLAAWLTTVVARVCLNVLESRKVRREEPTGALPPDPVAPGTSIHPADRTGPEDEALLADSVGIALMVVLDTLTPAERLAFVLHDVFDVSFGEIGSIIDRSPVAARQYASRARRRVRGATVASDAARSRKREIVAAFLAASRGGDFATLLTLLDPDAVLVADPTAVRIGAPAELRGADAVAGTFAGGAEAARLALVDGVPGAVWVRGGRPKVVFTFTVRDEKITGIALEADPDRLRDVDIVFLGAGGTER, encoded by the coding sequence ATGAGCGAGTACGACTGGCTGACACGGCGGTACGCCGAGCACCGGGAGCGGCTGACCACGCTGGCCCACCGGATGCTCGGCTCGCGCGGCGATGCCGAGGACGCGGTGCAGGAGGCGTGGCTGCGGGTCAGCCGTGCCGACACCGACCGAGTGGAGAACCTCGCCGCGTGGCTCACCACGGTCGTGGCCCGGGTCTGCCTGAACGTGCTGGAGTCCCGCAAGGTCCGGCGGGAGGAGCCGACCGGGGCATTGCCGCCGGACCCGGTAGCGCCTGGCACGAGCATCCACCCGGCCGACCGGACAGGCCCCGAGGACGAGGCGCTGCTCGCCGATTCGGTCGGCATCGCACTGATGGTGGTACTGGACACCCTGACTCCCGCCGAGCGGCTGGCGTTCGTCCTGCACGACGTCTTCGACGTGTCGTTCGGCGAGATCGGCTCCATCATCGACCGCTCCCCCGTGGCGGCCCGGCAGTACGCCAGCCGAGCCCGGCGCCGGGTGCGGGGAGCAACCGTGGCATCCGATGCCGCGCGGTCCCGGAAGCGGGAGATCGTGGCCGCTTTCCTCGCCGCCTCCCGGGGCGGGGACTTCGCCACGCTGCTGACCCTGCTCGATCCGGACGCCGTGCTCGTGGCCGATCCGACGGCCGTCCGGATCGGGGCGCCCGCCGAGCTCCGCGGCGCCGATGCGGTGGCAGGCACCTTCGCCGGAGGCGCCGAGGCCGCTCGCCTCGCTCTCGTCGACGGCGTCCCCGGCGCGGTCTGGGTGCGCGGCGGCCGGCCGAAGGTCGTCTTCACGTTCACCGTCAGGGACGAGAAGATCACCGGCATCGCCCTGGAGGCCGACCCGGACCGGCTGCGCGACGTCGACATCGTCTTCCTCGGGGCAGGCGGCACCGAGCGATGA
- a CDS encoding amidase has translation MLPDLRELGMALRSRQLSATEHVRNVLDRLAADTCNAVIALDAERALAAAAERDAELARGDWRGPLHGVAVGVKDLIDVVGLPTRAGSDVLADAPPATADAPVVARLREAGALIVAKLHTHEFAYGPTGDVAATGPARNPHDPSRITGGSSSGSAAAVGAGHLPLALGTDTGASVRTPAALCGVVGLKPAFGVLPTDGSFPLSESLDHIGVLAPDVHAASVAWDVLSRADGTGGGIQAPGVNGVRVGLLTDEYWRALDPAITKAVEAAAARLQARGAQLQEVSTPMIDELAATYPVIVGAEAYATHAQWLAERPEDYQPITRERLLPFADQPARAYVDAMRTRRRLTAAFRAAVADLDVLLLPTTRLRATPIGAAEVEVGGIDVAVRPQLLALTLPFNLTGWPAASVPGEVADGGLPAGVQIVGVRLEERGVLRVAGALARD, from the coding sequence GTGCTGCCTGACCTTCGCGAACTCGGCATGGCCCTGCGCTCCCGGCAACTCTCGGCCACGGAGCACGTCCGGAACGTCCTGGACCGCCTCGCCGCCGACACCTGCAACGCCGTCATCGCCCTCGACGCCGAACGCGCGCTGGCCGCGGCAGCCGAGCGGGACGCCGAACTCGCGCGCGGCGACTGGCGCGGGCCGCTGCACGGCGTCGCGGTCGGGGTGAAGGACCTGATCGACGTCGTCGGGCTCCCCACCAGGGCGGGCTCCGACGTACTCGCGGACGCGCCACCGGCAACGGCCGACGCGCCGGTGGTCGCCCGCCTGCGCGAGGCGGGCGCCCTGATCGTCGCGAAGCTGCACACCCACGAGTTCGCCTACGGCCCGACGGGCGACGTCGCCGCCACCGGACCGGCGCGCAACCCGCACGACCCGTCGCGGATCACCGGGGGCTCGTCGTCCGGCTCGGCTGCCGCCGTCGGCGCGGGGCACCTGCCGCTCGCGCTCGGCACCGACACAGGCGCGAGCGTGCGCACGCCTGCCGCGCTGTGCGGCGTGGTCGGGCTGAAGCCCGCGTTCGGCGTGCTCCCGACCGACGGGTCCTTCCCGCTCTCGGAGTCCCTCGACCACATCGGTGTACTGGCCCCTGACGTGCACGCGGCGTCCGTCGCGTGGGACGTGCTCAGCCGCGCGGACGGCACCGGCGGCGGCATCCAGGCGCCCGGTGTGAACGGCGTGCGGGTCGGCCTGCTCACCGACGAGTACTGGCGCGCGCTCGACCCGGCCATCACCAAGGCCGTCGAGGCCGCGGCCGCCCGCCTCCAGGCCCGCGGGGCGCAGCTGCAGGAGGTGAGCACCCCGATGATCGACGAGCTGGCGGCGACGTACCCGGTGATCGTCGGCGCAGAGGCGTACGCCACCCACGCGCAGTGGCTCGCGGAGCGGCCGGAGGACTACCAGCCGATCACCCGCGAGCGGCTGCTCCCGTTCGCCGACCAGCCCGCCCGGGCCTACGTCGACGCCATGCGCACCCGCCGCCGCCTCACCGCAGCCTTCCGTGCGGCCGTGGCCGACCTCGACGTCCTGCTGCTGCCCACCACCCGCCTGCGGGCCACGCCGATCGGGGCGGCCGAGGTCGAGGTCGGCGGCATCGACGTGGCGGTGCGTCCCCAGCTGCTCGCGCTCACCCTCCCGTTCAACCTCACCGGCTGGCCGGCGGCCTCCGTGCCGGGTGAGGTCGCCGACGGTGGCCTGCCCGCCGGTGTGCAGATCGTCGGCGTGCGGCTGGAGGAACGCGGCGTCCTGCGGGTGGCGGGGGCGCTCGCCCGGGACTGA
- a CDS encoding VOC family protein, giving the protein MPQPQGAELEAIRDRRTELRERYLTEPAKRPASTVRGVHHLALICRDVEETIRFYQELLGFPLVELVENRDYSGSSHFFFDIGNNNLLGFFDFPGHDHPDFTETIGAVQHLALSTSPEEFAAAKERLDAAGVTYLGPDRGVENSLYIRDPNGIGLEFYCEKLGFFEGEPLLSS; this is encoded by the coding sequence ATGCCGCAACCGCAAGGGGCCGAGCTCGAGGCGATCCGGGACCGACGCACGGAGCTGAGGGAGCGCTACCTCACCGAGCCGGCCAAGCGCCCGGCCTCCACCGTGCGTGGGGTGCACCACCTGGCGCTGATCTGCCGCGACGTCGAGGAGACGATCCGGTTCTACCAGGAACTGCTCGGGTTCCCGCTGGTCGAGCTCGTGGAGAACCGCGACTACAGCGGCTCCAGCCACTTCTTCTTCGACATCGGCAACAACAACCTGCTCGGCTTCTTCGACTTCCCAGGGCACGACCACCCGGACTTCACCGAGACGATCGGCGCCGTCCAGCACCTGGCGCTCTCCACCTCGCCGGAGGAGTTCGCGGCCGCGAAGGAGCGCCTGGACGCCGCCGGCGTCACGTACCTCGGGCCGGACCGGGGCGTGGAGAACAGCCTCTACATCCGCGATCCCAACGGCATCGGGCTGGAGTTCTACTGCGAGAAGCTCGGCTTCTTCGAAGGAGAGCCGCTCCTCTCCTCCTGA
- a CDS encoding tRNA adenosine deaminase-associated protein → MAVQSAQRPADVREQALPGYAVAAIREDGLWRCLRLAPEALVDLDTAITELRSLRSTGAVLGLLDVDDEFFVLLRPTPGGIALMVSDAVAALDYDVAADVLDLLRVELPSEEDALDAPPWPEGDLAILADLGLPADELEVLAAEVELYPDEQLAAIGRRCGFADALAEVVS, encoded by the coding sequence ATGGCGGTGCAGAGCGCCCAGCGTCCCGCGGACGTGCGCGAACAGGCCCTGCCCGGATACGCCGTCGCGGCGATCCGGGAGGACGGTCTGTGGCGTTGCCTGCGTCTGGCTCCGGAGGCCCTCGTCGACCTCGACACGGCGATCACCGAGCTGCGCTCCCTGCGCTCCACCGGTGCCGTGCTCGGCCTGCTCGACGTCGACGACGAGTTCTTCGTGCTGCTGCGGCCCACACCGGGCGGGATCGCGCTGATGGTGTCCGACGCGGTGGCCGCACTCGACTACGACGTGGCCGCCGACGTGCTCGACCTGCTGCGCGTTGAGCTGCCGTCCGAGGAGGACGCGCTCGACGCGCCGCCGTGGCCGGAGGGCGATCTCGCGATCCTCGCCGACCTCGGCCTGCCCGCCGACGAGCTGGAGGTGCTCGCCGCCGAGGTGGAGCTCTACCCCGACGAGCAGCTGGCCGCCATCGGCCGCCGCTGCGGGTTCGCCGACGCCCTGGCCGAGGTCGTCAGCTAG
- a CDS encoding LCP family protein encodes MQRTALLPAQVGRGPQGAAGAPPRRRPPRPRPVRSRPRWGRRLGIALLALLVAALGFAVYVDSTLARVPALPSNSDASGAGTNWLIVGSDSRANLTPEQRKEYATGDPESELTDTIMLLHTGSGPTTLVSLPRDSMVDIPGEGRHKINSAYGRGGGAEGGGPELLVATVEKATGLRIDHYIEIGFLGIVSVVDAVGGVEMCVPEAIKDPKAALNIKAGCQTLDEATALGYVRTRATASSDFGRVERQRAFISALLDKATSPGTLFNPFRIVPLATGLSNSVAVDDSTHVWHLAQLGLAMRGLSDGISTTVPVRDGVVNWDRTRSKALFDALAADERPPQNALGP; translated from the coding sequence GTGCAGCGCACGGCGTTGCTGCCCGCCCAGGTCGGCAGGGGTCCACAAGGTGCCGCCGGCGCGCCGCCGCGGCGGCGCCCGCCCCGGCCGCGACCCGTCCGGAGCCGCCCGCGCTGGGGTCGCCGCCTGGGGATCGCGCTGCTCGCGCTGCTGGTCGCCGCGCTCGGGTTCGCGGTGTACGTGGACAGCACGCTCGCCCGGGTGCCGGCGCTGCCGTCGAACAGCGACGCGTCGGGGGCAGGCACCAACTGGCTCATCGTCGGCTCCGACAGCAGGGCGAACCTCACCCCGGAGCAGCGCAAGGAGTACGCCACCGGCGACCCCGAGTCGGAGCTGACCGACACGATCATGCTCCTGCACACGGGCAGCGGACCCACCACGCTGGTCAGCCTCCCGCGTGACTCCATGGTCGACATCCCCGGCGAGGGCCGACACAAGATCAACTCAGCGTACGGGCGCGGTGGCGGTGCCGAGGGCGGGGGTCCCGAACTGCTCGTCGCCACGGTGGAGAAGGCCACCGGCCTGCGCATCGACCACTACATCGAGATCGGGTTCCTCGGCATCGTCTCGGTCGTCGACGCGGTGGGCGGCGTCGAGATGTGCGTCCCCGAGGCGATCAAGGACCCCAAGGCCGCGCTGAACATCAAGGCAGGCTGCCAAACCCTCGACGAGGCCACCGCGCTCGGCTACGTGCGCACCCGGGCCACCGCGTCCTCGGACTTCGGGCGGGTGGAGCGCCAACGCGCGTTCATCTCAGCGCTGCTCGACAAGGCCACCAGCCCGGGCACGCTGTTCAACCCGTTCCGGATCGTGCCGCTGGCCACCGGCCTGTCGAACTCGGTCGCGGTGGACGACAGCACGCACGTCTGGCACCTCGCCCAGCTGGGCCTGGCCATGCGCGGTCTCTCGGACGGCATCTCCACCACGGTGCCGGTACGCGACGGCGTGGTGAACTGGGACCGCACCCGCTCGAAGGCCCTGTTCGACGCCCTCGCGGCCGACGAACGCCCCCCGCAGAACGCGCTGGGCCCCTGA
- the ligD gene encoding non-homologous end-joining DNA ligase, which produces MLATPGALPSGPEWLFEVKWDGMRLLADVADGQVRLSSRSERDVTANFPELAALTALAPDVLLDGEVVLLENGVPSFAALAERMHGPVAPRVAQARPVTFMVFDVLRLYGVPLLQRPFVERRGTLERLDLASVPVLSLSPIYTDGAALFDATRERGMEGVVAKRRDGVYRPGRRGPSWTKVTHRHSQACLVGGWRPERSGSNRIGALLLGVPDGGGLRYVGRVGSGLAGDRVQRLLWDRLTQVEMPPFAGPLPRAEAAGSRWCDPHTVIEVSHSGWTEAGRLWHPVFRGLRDDLDPAHVELEA; this is translated from the coding sequence ATGCTCGCCACCCCCGGCGCCCTTCCGAGCGGTCCGGAATGGCTTTTCGAGGTGAAGTGGGACGGCATGCGGCTGCTCGCCGACGTCGCCGACGGGCAGGTCCGGCTCTCCAGCCGCAGCGAGCGCGACGTCACGGCCAACTTCCCCGAGCTGGCTGCGCTCACCGCCCTCGCGCCGGACGTGCTGCTCGACGGCGAGGTGGTGCTGCTGGAGAACGGCGTGCCCAGCTTCGCCGCGCTGGCCGAGCGGATGCACGGCCCGGTCGCGCCGCGGGTCGCCCAGGCGAGGCCCGTCACGTTCATGGTTTTCGACGTGCTCCGCCTCTACGGCGTGCCGCTGCTGCAGCGCCCGTTCGTGGAGCGTCGCGGCACCCTGGAACGCCTGGACCTCGCCTCGGTCCCGGTGCTCTCGCTCTCCCCGATCTACACCGACGGCGCGGCCCTGTTCGACGCCACACGGGAGCGGGGGATGGAAGGCGTCGTCGCCAAGCGGCGCGACGGCGTGTACCGGCCCGGCCGCCGCGGCCCCAGCTGGACGAAGGTCACCCACCGGCACTCGCAGGCCTGCCTGGTGGGCGGCTGGCGCCCGGAGCGCAGCGGCTCGAACCGGATCGGGGCGCTCCTGCTCGGCGTGCCCGACGGCGGTGGGCTGCGGTACGTGGGGCGGGTCGGTTCCGGGCTGGCGGGCGACCGGGTGCAGCGGCTCCTGTGGGACCGGCTGACGCAGGTGGAGATGCCGCCGTTCGCCGGGCCGCTGCCGCGTGCGGAGGCCGCGGGATCGAGGTGGTGCGACCCGCACACCGTCATCGAGGTGAGCCACAGCGGCTGGACCGAGGCCGGGCGCCTCTGGCACCCGGTGTTCCGCGGTCTGCGTGACGACCTGGATCCCGCACATGTGGAGCTTGAGGCCTGA
- a CDS encoding putative glycolipid-binding domain-containing protein: protein MLTWQAEDGHGLEGVRMIPGHGGFRALGRMVRVEPTGGFTSSYRLVVGEDGRVSRLSVTSATAERERHLTINRTDDGVWLLDTGSGSGAVRDDCAGAVDVDLAYSPMFNTIPIRRLGLHREAGEHTLPMVFVSLPDLEVRVVEQTYRTVSVFDEDAGHAGIGFRSGDFTADLVVDADGVVASYPGLARRLLPATS from the coding sequence ATGCTGACGTGGCAGGCCGAGGACGGCCACGGCCTCGAGGGCGTGCGGATGATTCCCGGTCACGGTGGGTTCCGGGCCCTCGGCCGGATGGTTCGCGTCGAGCCGACCGGTGGCTTCACCTCCTCCTACCGCCTGGTGGTCGGCGAGGACGGCAGGGTGTCGCGGCTCTCGGTCACCAGCGCGACCGCCGAGCGGGAGCGGCATCTCACGATCAACCGCACCGACGACGGGGTCTGGTTGCTCGACACCGGCTCCGGGAGCGGCGCCGTCCGCGACGACTGCGCCGGGGCTGTCGACGTCGACCTGGCGTACAGCCCGATGTTCAACACGATCCCGATCCGCAGGCTCGGCCTGCACCGCGAGGCGGGCGAGCACACGTTGCCGATGGTGTTCGTGTCGCTGCCCGACCTGGAGGTGCGCGTGGTCGAGCAGACCTACCGCACCGTGTCGGTGTTCGACGAGGACGCCGGCCACGCCGGGATCGGGTTCCGGTCGGGTGACTTCACCGCCGACCTCGTGGTCGACGCAGACGGTGTGGTCGCCAGCTACCCCGGCCTCGCCCGCCGCCTCCTGCCCGCCACCAGCTGA